The Pseudomonas iranensis genome includes a window with the following:
- a CDS encoding ABC transporter ATP-binding protein codes for MSELGDDTPAVERVDRLSWAEVRRLALHHKKSLWIANGVAVLATLCSVPIPLLLPLLVDEVLLGHGDAALKVMNHFLPSMWQQAAGYIGLMLVVTLTLRCSALCFGVLQSRLFARLAKDIVYRIRVRLIERLKRISLGEYESLGSGTVTTHLVTDLDTLDKFVGETLSRFLVAMLTLVGTASILMWMHWKLALLILLFNPLVIYATVQLGKRVKHLKKLENDSTSRFTQALSETLDAIQEVRAGNRQGYFLGRLGLRAQEVRNYAVNSQWKTDASNRASGLLFQFGIDIFRAAAMLTVLFSDLSIGQMLAVFSYLWFMIGPVEQLLNLQYAYYAAGGALTRVNELLARADEPQYPGGVDPFKGRDTVGIEVQGLSFGYGDELVLDQMNLSILPGEKVAIVGASGGGKSTLVQLLLGLYTPAAGTIRFGGSTQQEIGLETVRENVAVVLQHPALFNDSVRANLTMGRMRSDEACWQALEIAQMAATIRALPAGLDSIVGRSGVRLSGGQRQRLAIARMILAEPKVVILDEATSALDAATEYNLHQAMAKFLHGRTTLIIAHRLSAVKQADRVLVFDGGQIAEDGDHRQLIADGGLYAKLYGNLQQH; via the coding sequence GTGTCTGAGCTGGGCGATGACACGCCAGCGGTAGAGCGTGTCGACCGGCTGAGCTGGGCTGAAGTCCGGCGTCTGGCACTGCATCACAAGAAATCTCTGTGGATCGCCAACGGCGTGGCCGTGCTGGCGACGCTGTGCAGCGTGCCGATTCCATTGCTGCTGCCATTGCTGGTTGACGAAGTGCTGCTCGGCCACGGCGATGCCGCGCTGAAAGTCATGAACCATTTCCTGCCGAGCATGTGGCAGCAGGCGGCGGGTTATATCGGCCTGATGCTGGTGGTGACCCTGACCTTGCGTTGCAGCGCCCTGTGTTTTGGCGTGTTGCAGTCGCGGCTGTTCGCGCGCCTGGCCAAGGACATCGTCTACCGCATTCGCGTACGCCTGATCGAGCGGCTCAAGCGCATTTCCCTCGGCGAATACGAAAGCCTCGGCAGCGGCACGGTGACCACGCATTTGGTCACCGATCTGGACACCCTCGACAAATTCGTCGGCGAAACCCTCAGCCGCTTCCTCGTCGCGATGCTGACCCTGGTCGGCACCGCCAGCATTCTGATGTGGATGCACTGGAAGCTGGCGCTGCTGATTCTGCTGTTCAACCCGTTGGTGATCTACGCCACGGTGCAGCTGGGCAAACGCGTCAAACACCTGAAAAAACTCGAGAACGACAGCACCTCGCGCTTCACCCAGGCACTGAGCGAAACCCTCGATGCGATTCAGGAAGTGCGCGCCGGCAATCGTCAGGGCTATTTCCTCGGGCGCCTCGGTTTGCGCGCGCAGGAGGTGCGCAACTACGCAGTCAACTCGCAGTGGAAAACCGACGCCTCGAACCGCGCCAGTGGTTTGCTGTTCCAGTTCGGCATCGACATCTTCCGCGCGGCGGCGATGCTCACCGTGCTGTTTTCCGACCTGTCGATCGGGCAGATGCTCGCGGTGTTCAGTTACCTGTGGTTCATGATCGGCCCGGTCGAACAGCTGCTCAATCTGCAATACGCCTATTACGCGGCGGGCGGTGCGCTGACGCGGGTCAATGAATTGCTGGCGCGCGCCGACGAGCCGCAGTATCCCGGCGGCGTCGATCCGTTCAAGGGGCGCGACACCGTCGGCATCGAGGTGCAAGGCCTGAGCTTCGGTTATGGCGACGAGTTGGTGCTGGACCAGATGAACCTGTCGATCCTGCCCGGTGAAAAAGTCGCGATTGTCGGCGCCAGCGGCGGCGGCAAAAGCACCTTGGTGCAATTGCTGTTGGGCCTGTACACGCCAGCGGCCGGGACCATTCGCTTCGGCGGATCGACCCAGCAGGAGATCGGTCTGGAGACGGTGCGCGAGAACGTCGCGGTGGTGCTGCAGCATCCGGCGCTGTTCAACGACAGCGTGCGCGCCAACCTGACCATGGGCCGCATGCGCAGCGACGAAGCCTGCTGGCAGGCGCTGGAAATCGCGCAAATGGCCGCGACCATCCGTGCGCTGCCCGCTGGCCTCGACAGCATCGTCGGTCGCTCCGGCGTGCGCCTGTCCGGCGGCCAGCGCCAGCGTCTGGCGATTGCGCGGATGATTCTCGCCGAGCCGAAAGTGGTGATTCTCGACGAAGCCACCTCGGCCCTCGACGCCGCCACCGAGTACAACCTGCACCAGGCGATGGCGAAGTTTCTCCATGGCCGTACCACGCTGATCATTGCCCATCGCCTGTCGGCGGTGAAACAGGCGGACCGCGTGCTGGTGTTCGATGGCGGGCAGATCGCCGAAGACGGCGACCATCGCCAGCTGATCGCCGACGGCGGTCTGTACGCCAAGCTCTACGGCAACTTGCAACAGCACTGA
- a CDS encoding DsbA family protein: MCSWCWGFAPVAKALVEQAQAAGVELHLVVGGLRTGSGSALEPTTRRYILEHWQAVTEATGQPFKFDGALPDGFVYDTEPACRAIVTARSLAPDCAWTLVGLIQQAFYAEGRDVTQASVLVELAEQAGVPRIEFAALFDHADQHKATQADFTWVQDLGIAGFPTLLAERNGQLALLTNGYQPLSELSPLLGRWLERAACV, encoded by the coding sequence ATGTGTTCATGGTGCTGGGGTTTTGCTCCGGTGGCCAAGGCACTGGTCGAGCAGGCGCAGGCAGCCGGGGTCGAGCTGCATCTGGTGGTGGGCGGCTTGCGCACCGGCAGCGGTTCGGCGCTGGAGCCGACCACGCGGCGCTATATTCTTGAGCACTGGCAAGCGGTCACCGAGGCCACCGGCCAGCCGTTCAAGTTCGACGGCGCGCTGCCCGACGGTTTTGTCTACGACACCGAGCCGGCCTGTCGCGCCATTGTCACCGCGCGCAGCCTGGCGCCGGATTGCGCGTGGACATTGGTCGGGCTGATCCAGCAAGCGTTTTACGCCGAAGGTCGCGATGTCACTCAGGCCAGCGTGCTGGTCGAATTGGCAGAGCAGGCCGGTGTGCCGCGTATCGAATTCGCCGCGTTGTTCGATCACGCCGATCAGCACAAGGCGACCCAGGCCGACTTCACCTGGGTGCAGGACTTGGGCATCGCCGGTTTTCCGACCCTGCTGGCCGAGCGCAACGGGCAACTGGCGCTGCTGACCAACGGCTATCAACCGCTCAGCGAGCTGTCGCCGTTGCTCGGCCGCTGGCTGGAGCGCGCGGCCTGTGTCTGA
- the trhO gene encoding oxygen-dependent tRNA uridine(34) hydroxylase TrhO, protein MTQPIVVAALYKFVTLEDYVDLREPLLQAMVDNGIKGTLLIAEEGINGTVSGSREGIDGLLAWLKNDPRMVDIDHKESYCDEQPFYRTKVKLKKEIVTLGVEGVDPNKKVGTYVEPQDWNALISDPQVLLIDTRNDYEVSIGTFEGAIDPKTTSFREFPDYIKEHFDPAVHKKVAMFCTGGIRCEKASSYMLGEGFEEVYHLKGGILKYLEEVPQEETKWRGDCFVFDNRVTVRHDLTEGDYDQCHACRTPVSVEDRASEHYVAGISCPHCWDKLSEKTRRSAIDRQKQIELAKARNQPHPIGYNYKQASTEA, encoded by the coding sequence ATGACACAACCGATTGTCGTGGCGGCACTGTACAAGTTCGTCACCCTCGAAGATTACGTTGACCTGCGCGAGCCACTGCTGCAAGCGATGGTCGACAACGGCATCAAAGGCACTCTGCTGATCGCCGAAGAAGGCATCAACGGCACGGTTTCCGGCAGCCGCGAAGGCATCGACGGTCTGCTCGCCTGGCTCAAGAACGATCCGCGCATGGTCGACATCGATCACAAGGAATCGTATTGCGACGAACAGCCGTTCTATCGCACCAAGGTCAAGCTGAAGAAAGAGATCGTCACCCTCGGCGTTGAAGGCGTCGACCCGAACAAGAAGGTCGGCACCTACGTCGAACCGCAGGACTGGAACGCGCTGATCAGCGACCCGCAAGTGCTGCTGATCGACACGCGCAACGATTACGAAGTGTCGATCGGCACTTTCGAAGGTGCCATCGATCCGAAAACCACCAGTTTTCGCGAGTTTCCAGACTACATCAAAGAACACTTCGACCCGGCCGTGCACAAGAAGGTCGCGATGTTCTGCACCGGCGGCATTCGCTGCGAGAAAGCCTCGAGCTATATGCTCGGCGAAGGTTTCGAAGAGGTTTACCACCTCAAGGGCGGCATCCTGAAGTACCTCGAAGAGGTGCCGCAGGAAGAAACCAAGTGGCGCGGCGACTGCTTCGTCTTCGACAACCGCGTCACCGTGCGTCACGACCTGACGGAAGGCGACTACGATCAATGTCATGCCTGCCGCACGCCGGTCAGCGTTGAAGATCGCGCCTCCGAGCACTACGTCGCCGGCATCAGTTGCCCGCACTGCTGGGACAAGCTCAGCGAGAAAACCCGGCGCAGCGCCATCGATCGGCAAAAGCAGATCGAACTGGCCAAGGCGCGCAACCAGCCGCACCCGATCGGCTACAACTATAAGCAAGCATCCACCGAGGCTTAA
- a CDS encoding BolA family protein gives MTMQQRIESTLALLQPEHLQVLDESHMHSRGSQTHYKAVVVSAQFEGLNRVKRHQKVYGTLGELMGEFHALALHTYTPQEWAGIDGAPASPTCAGGSKH, from the coding sequence ATGACCATGCAACAACGCATCGAATCGACGCTGGCCCTGTTACAGCCTGAGCACCTGCAAGTGCTGGACGAAAGCCACATGCACAGTCGCGGGTCACAGACCCACTACAAGGCGGTGGTGGTCAGTGCGCAGTTCGAAGGCCTGAACCGGGTCAAGCGCCACCAGAAAGTCTACGGCACGCTCGGCGAGCTGATGGGCGAGTTCCATGCGTTGGCGCTGCACACCTACACCCCGCAGGAATGGGCAGGGATCGACGGCGCCCCGGCGTCGCCCACCTGTGCAGGCGGTAGCAAGCACTGA
- a CDS encoding DUF2059 domain-containing protein, translating into MTRLRAICTAVALVCASGQVLADTASHNASAEAFLTLAHADKLGTPVYMQVQQMFAQRFEQTKAPESKKAVLETYQAKANAALDQAIGWNKLKPDMVKLYTSNFSESELKDLVAFYQSPLGKKVLEKMPQLTQQSAQMTQGKLESAVPVVNKLLDDMTKELDPKGAAAPAKKK; encoded by the coding sequence ATGACTCGTCTTCGCGCCATCTGTACCGCGGTTGCACTGGTTTGCGCCAGCGGCCAGGTGCTTGCCGATACCGCCAGCCACAACGCCAGTGCCGAAGCTTTCCTGACGCTGGCTCACGCTGACAAGCTGGGCACCCCGGTGTACATGCAAGTGCAGCAAATGTTCGCCCAGCGCTTTGAACAGACCAAAGCCCCTGAGTCGAAGAAGGCCGTGCTCGAAACCTACCAGGCCAAGGCCAACGCCGCGCTGGATCAGGCCATCGGCTGGAACAAGCTCAAGCCGGACATGGTCAAGCTCTACACCAGCAATTTCAGCGAATCCGAGCTGAAAGACCTGGTCGCTTTCTACCAGTCGCCACTGGGCAAGAAAGTCCTCGAAAAAATGCCGCAGCTGACTCAGCAATCGGCGCAGATGACCCAGGGCAAGCTGGAAAGCGCGGTGCCTGTGGTCAACAAATTGCTCGACGACATGACCAAAGAGCTGGACCCGAAAGGCGCTGCTGCGCCGGCCAAGAAGAAGTAA
- a CDS encoding class II fumarate hydratase translates to MSRIETDSLGQIEVPDDAYWGAQTQRSLINFAIGQERMPLPVLHALALIKKAAARVNDRNGDLPADIARLIEQAADEVLAGEHDEQFPLVVWQTGSGTQSNMNVNEVIAGRANELAGNPRGGKSPVHPNDHVNRSQSSNDCFPTAMSIATAKAVQEQLLPAIAELSGGLAELAARHMKLVKTGRTHMMDATPITFGQELSGFIAQLDYAERAIRAALPAVCELAQGGTAVGTGLNSPHGFGEAIAAELAALSGLPFVTAPNKFAALAGHEPLVTLSGALKTLAVALMKIANDLRLLGSGPRAGFAEVKLPANEPGSSIMPGKVNPTQCEALSMLACQVLGNDVAIGFAASQGHLQLNVFKPVIIHNLLQSIRLLGDGCSNFQQHCIAGLEPDAEVMAKHLERGLMLVTALNPHIGYDKSAEIAKKAYSEGLTLREAALQLGYLTDEEFEAWVRPENMIEAGAKG, encoded by the coding sequence ATGAGCCGTATCGAAACCGACAGCCTGGGCCAGATCGAGGTCCCGGACGACGCTTACTGGGGTGCTCAGACGCAACGCTCGCTGATCAACTTCGCCATTGGTCAGGAACGCATGCCGCTACCGGTACTGCACGCCCTGGCCCTGATCAAAAAAGCCGCCGCACGGGTCAACGACCGCAACGGCGACCTGCCCGCCGACATTGCCCGCCTGATCGAACAGGCCGCCGATGAAGTGCTCGCCGGCGAGCATGACGAGCAGTTCCCGCTGGTGGTCTGGCAGACCGGCAGCGGCACTCAGAGCAACATGAACGTCAACGAGGTGATCGCCGGTCGCGCCAACGAACTGGCCGGCAACCCGCGCGGCGGCAAGTCGCCGGTGCACCCGAACGATCACGTCAATCGCTCGCAAAGTTCCAACGACTGCTTCCCCACCGCCATGAGCATTGCCACCGCCAAAGCGGTGCAGGAACAACTGCTGCCGGCGATTGCCGAGCTGTCCGGCGGCCTTGCCGAACTGGCGGCGCGGCACATGAAACTGGTGAAGACCGGGCGCACGCACATGATGGACGCGACGCCGATCACCTTCGGTCAGGAACTGTCCGGCTTCATCGCGCAACTGGATTACGCCGAGCGCGCGATTCGTGCCGCGCTGCCGGCAGTCTGCGAACTGGCTCAGGGCGGCACCGCCGTTGGTACCGGTTTGAATTCACCACACGGTTTCGGTGAGGCGATTGCCGCCGAACTCGCAGCACTGTCCGGTCTGCCGTTCGTCACCGCGCCGAACAAGTTCGCCGCGCTGGCCGGTCATGAACCGTTGGTAACGCTGTCCGGCGCGCTGAAAACCCTCGCCGTGGCCTTGATGAAGATCGCCAACGACCTGCGCCTGCTGGGCTCAGGTCCTCGCGCAGGTTTCGCTGAAGTGAAGCTGCCGGCCAACGAACCCGGCAGCTCGATCATGCCCGGCAAGGTCAACCCGACCCAGTGCGAAGCGCTGTCGATGCTCGCCTGTCAGGTGCTCGGCAATGACGTGGCGATCGGTTTTGCCGCCAGTCAGGGGCACTTGCAGCTGAACGTGTTCAAACCGGTGATCATCCATAACCTGCTGCAATCGATCCGTTTGCTGGGAGACGGCTGCAGCAACTTCCAGCAGCACTGCATTGCCGGGCTCGAACCGGATGCGGAGGTCATGGCCAAGCATCTGGAACGTGGATTGATGCTGGTGACCGCGCTGAACCCGCACATCGGTTATGACAAGTCGGCGGAGATTGCCAAGAAGGCTTACAGCGAAGGGCTGACTTTGCGTGAGGCTGCGTTGCAGCTGGGTTATCTGACGGATGAAGAGTTCGAAGCCTGGGTGCGGCCGGAGAACATGATCGAGGCTGGTGCCAAGGGCTGA